In Pan troglodytes isolate AG18354 chromosome 20, NHGRI_mPanTro3-v2.0_pri, whole genome shotgun sequence, the genomic window ACAGTATCCTCTGAGCTCCTGTCCGTTGCAGCCCAgacactcctgagctcagacaccAAGGCTCCGGGGAGCAGCTCCTGTGGGGCAGAACGGCTACACACAGTTGGGGGACCTGGCTCAGCCCGGCCCCGAGCTTTCTCCCACAGTGGGGTACACAGCCTGGACGGCGGAGAAGTAGACAGTCAGGCGCTACAGGAACTGACGCAGGTCTGGGGTGCAGGCCCCCTagtgggggtgggcagggaaCCTGTCCAGGGCAGCAGCCCCGCTGAACCCTCTCTGCCACCTATCTTGCAGATGGTGTCTGGCCCTGCATCGTACTCTGGCCCAAAGCCTTCTACCCAGTATGGAGCTCCAGGACCCTTTGCAGCCCCTGGTGAGGGAGGTGCCTTGGCGGCCACTGGGCGGCCCCCGCTGCTGCCCACGCGAGCTTCTCGTTCTCAGCGTGCGGCCAGTGAGGACATGACGAGTGATGAGGAGCGCATGGTCATCTGTGAGGAGGAAGGGGATGATGATGTCATTGGTGAGCATTGCAGGGCCCAGAATCTTGCCCAGGACCCAGCAGGCCAAGGCTCAGAGGGTGGGCAGAACTTGGATCCAGGCCCCTAGgcccctttgttttcttttccacttgGTTTATGGTTGCATGTGGCCAGTTCAGGCCCTGCCGAGTAaacccagccctgccctcaggaagcCCCCAGCCCTGCAGGAAATCTGGAGGACAGGGGGCATGACCAGATCTTCAGGTGCAGTGTTAGGTGCTCTGTCCTGCAGGCTCATAGGCTCCTGCACTGGGCAGTGGGCACTGGGCATGTGGGCACAGCCCTGGGCTGAGGAGTAGCCTTCCTGGACAGCACTCCCTGCCGGTTTGGAGCAGAGCTGAGATCCAGGCTCCAGACTGTTTCTCCTGGGTCCCCTTGCATCTAGCCCCCTCCCCATACTGTTCCCTCCACTCCCTCAGCTGACGATGGCTTCGGCACCACTGACATTGATCTCAAGTGCAAGGAGCGGGTGACCGACAGCGAGAGTGGGGACAGCTCTGGGGAGGACCCAGAGGGCAACAAGGTGAGGGCTTGGGTCACGGTGCTGTCCCATCACACTCCCTCCTAAGCCATGGGAATGTCTGTTTCTCCCGGGCTTGAGAGAGGGGGAGATTAAGGTCCAGAGAGGGCAAGCTGCTTGCCCCGTGGGGAGTTGGGTCATAGGATGAATTGAGGCCTTCAGCTGGCAGGGGTGCAGCCCTAGGCTGGCCTGGCTGACAGGCTGGATGGGCATGGCTAGGGGGCTGCTATCGAGGTGTCGGAGTGTCCTGACCTGGGGTGTCTCCCTTCCTTTCATGCAGGGCTTTGGTCGGAAGGTGTTTTCACCTGTGATCCGTTCCTCCTTTACCCACTGCCGCCCCCCACTGGACCCTGAGCCCCCAGGGCCCCCGGATCCTCCTGTAGCCTTTGGCAAAGGCTATGGTTCCGCCCCATCCTCCTCTGCGTCCTCGCCTgcttcctcctcagcctcggcAGCCACCTCCTTCTCACTGGGCTCAGGAACCTTCAAGGCCCAGGAGTCTGGTCAGGGCAGCACAGCGGGCCCCCTACGGCCCCCACCCCCTGGGGCTGGGGGTCCAGCGACACCTTCCAAGGCAACCCGGTTCCTCCCAACGGATCCTGCCACCTTCCGGCGCAAGAGACCTGAAAGTGTGGGTGGCCTGGAGCCACCAGGCCCCTCAGTCATTGCGGCCCCTCCCAGCGGAGGAGGAAACATCCTGCAGACACTGGTGCTGCCCCCAAACAAGGAGGAGCAAGAGGGCGGCGGAGCCAGAGTGCCCTCCGCCCCCGCCCCATCACTGGCCTACGGGGCCCCAGCAGCTCCCCTGTCCCGTCCTGCCGCCACCATGGTCACCAATGTGGTGCGGCCTGTCAGCAGCACTCCTGTGCCCATCGCCTCTAAGCCCTTCCCCACCTCTGGCCGGGCTGAGGCGTCTCCAAATGACACAGCAGGTGCCAGGACTGAAATGGGCACTGGGTCTCGGGTGCCTGGGGGCTCCCCGCTGGGTGTCAGCTTAGTGTATTCGGACAAGAAGTCGGCAGCAGCCACCTCACCAGCCCCACACTTGGTGGCTGGACCCCTGCTGGGCACTGTGGGGAAGGCGCCTGCCACTGTCACTAACCTACTGGTGGGCACCCCGGGGTATGGGGCCCCTGCGCCCCCTGCTGTCCAGTTCATTGCCCAGGGGGCCCCTGGTGGTGGGACCACTGCGGGCTCAGGAGCAGGTGCTGGGAGTGGCCCCAATGGGCCAGTACCCCTGGGCATCCTGCAACCAGGTGCCCTGGGCAAGGCTGGGGGAATCACCCAGGTACAGTACATCCTGCCCACGCTGCCCCAGCAGCTTCAGGTGGCACCTGCCCCAGCACCAGCCCCTGGGACCAAGGCAGCGGCTCCCAGCGGCCCTGCACCCACCACCAGCATCCGTTTCACCCTCCCACCGGGCACTTCCACCAACGGCAAAGTCCTGGCCGCCACTGCACCCACTCCTGGCATCCCCATCCTGCAGTCTGTACCCTCCGCCCCACCCCCCAAAGGTGAGACCTGGGCCGGGCAGCACTAGGAGAGGGGCCATAGTCCTGTTTGGCTCCCTTGTAACCTTTTCCTTTCTTGCCTCTTAACTTCCAGCCCAGTCAGTTTCTCCCGTGCAGGCCCCGCCCCCGGGTGGCTCAGCCCAGCTGCTGCCTGGGAAGGTCCTAGTGCCTCTGGCCGCCCCTAGCATGTCAGTGCGGGGTGGAGGGGCCGGCCAGCCGCTGCCACTGGTGAGCCCGCCCTTCTCAGTACCTGTGCAGAATGGTGCCCAGCCCCCCAGCAAGGTGAGGGCCTGCCTTTCTCTCTACCTGCTGGATGTTGGCTCCTGTACCCcatcatttctttgtctttttttcagtcttttctccttctccatgTATCTGGTTCTCTGTCTTGCCATCTTCCGTGATGTCTCTGTGCATCCTGACTCTCTCAAGTCCTCAGTGTCTgtaccctcctcctcctctgtgtccccacctctCACTGTCATCTGCCCATCCTGTTCTCACCCCAAGTTCTGTGTTCCTTGCTTTTGCTTAGAGTCCCACTTGAGGTCTTGGTCTTCCCCTGCCCCAGTCTGGGGCCACAGCTCACCCTGGCCTATGGGTGCCCTTCTCCACAGATCATCCAGCTGACCCCGGTGCCTGTGAGCACACCCAGCGGCCTGGTGCCGCCCCTGAGCCCAGCCACACTCCCTGGACCCACCTCTCAGCCTCAGAAGGTCCTGTTGCCCTCCTCCACCAGGTAATTGCAGCTGAGCCCATACTCAGAGGCCAGGGAAGGGGTGGGGCGGGGCCGGCTTACCTCACTCCTCCCCATTTCCTCTCCTGCGGCAGAATCACCTATGTGCAGTCAGCGGGCGGGCACGCGCTGCCCCTGGGTACCAGCCCTGCGTCCAGCCAGGCTGGAACAGTCACCTCGTACGGGCCCACGAGCTCTGTAGCTCTAGGCTTCACCTCGCTGGGGCCCAGCGGCCCCGCCTTCGTGCAGCCCCTGCTCTCAGGTGAGGGGCGGCCTGGCAGGCAGTGCTGGGGACCCAGGGTGGGGCTGAGGCATTCCGGGCCCTAACTTGGtctcctgcttctccttctctgtctttcaGCAGGCCAAGCCCCACTGCTGGCTCCCGGTCAGGTGGGCGTGTCACCTGTGCCCAGTCCCCAGCTGCCGCCTGCCTGTGCAGCCCCCGGAGGTCCTGTCATAACAGCGTTTTACTCTGGCAGCCCTGCACCCACCTCCTCAGCACCCCTGGCCCAGCCATCCCAGGCCCCCCCAAGCCTGGTCTACACTGTGGCCACCAGCACAACCCCACCTGCAGCCACCATTCTGCCCAAGGGCCCGCCAGCCCCTGCCACTGCCACCCCAGCCCCGACTAGCCCTTTCCCCAGTGCCACAGGTAGGTGTCAGATCAACCCAGAGCAGAGTGAGTTGGGGGACCCAGGGGATGGGCTCCAGTCAGGCCTGGCTCAGCAAACAATTTTCTCCCCACTAGCAGGTTCCATGACCTACAGCTTAGTGGCCCCCAAGGCCCAGCGGCCCAGCCCGAAGGCCCCCCAGAAAGTGAAGGCAGCCATCGCCAGCATTCCCGTGGGGTCCTTTGAGGCAGGTGCCTCTGGGCGGCCTGGCCCTGCACCCCGGCAGCCTCTGGAGCCTGGCCCAGTCCGAGAGCCAACTGCCCTAGAGTCTGAGCTTGAGGGGCAGCCCACACCACCAGCCCCTCCACCCCTGCCAGAGACCTGGACTCCCACGGCCCGGAGCAGccccccactgcccccacctGCTGAGGAGCGGACCAGCGCCAAGGGCCCTGAGACCATGGTGAGCGCCTGCAGGCCGTGGGGCTCCCACTGCCACTTGGCTGTGCCTCTCCATTGACGTCTTTGCTTTTCTGTCCTACTCTTCTTTCCATGCCTGTGTGTCTCTCAGGTTAAAGGGTCCCCTCTGTCCCTTCTGCCTGCCTGTGTTGTCTCCTCTCCCATCTGAGGCCCCTGTCTTGGCCTTCCTGAGGCCGTGTGACAGCCTTCTCAAGGGGTCTGCTGGGCGGGCTCAGATCCAACTCTTTGTTTCTGGCCTTTGCCCCAGAGTCTGAGCTCAGTGTTCGCCATCTCCCTGCCCATCTCCACCCCAGGCCAGCAAATTCCCCAGCTCATCTTCAGACTGGCGCGTCCCTGGGCAGGGCCTGGAGAATCGTGGGGAGCCTCCCActcctcccagcccagccccagctccagccGTAGCCCCTGGCGGCAGCAGCGAGAGCAGCAGTGGACGGGCAGCCGGGGACACCCCGGAGCGCAAGGAGGCGGCTGGTACTGGCAAGAAGGTGAAGGTGCGGCCCCCGCCCCTGAAGAAGACCTTTGACTCTGTGGACAAGTGAGCATGGGCTGGGGCCTTGGTGGAGCGTGTTAGGGTGGCGGGAGTGGGAGCAGCtgcaggctgaggcgggggagGTGACCCTGCCGGCCCTCCAGCAGGGTCCTGTCAGAAGTGGACTTCGAAGAGCGCTTTGCTGAGTTGCCTGAGTTTCGGCCTGAGGAGGTGCTGCCCTCCCCCACCCTGCAGTCTCTGGCCACCTCACCCCGGGCCATCCTGGGCTCTTACCGCAAGAAGAGGAAGAACTCCACGGGTAGGCGAGCATTGGGCACCCAGGGTCCTTAGGTGGAGGGCAGACTGGGGCCACCTGCACTGAGTCTGCTTCTGTTTGGCCAGACCTGGATTCAGCACCCGAGGACCCCACCTCGCCCAAGCGCAAGATGAGAAGACGCTCCAGCTGCAGCTCGGAGCCCAACACCCCCAAGAGTGCCAAGTGCGAGGGGGACATCTTCACCTTTGACCGTACAGGTGCCGTGGTGGGCAGAACTTTGGGGGCCTGGGGACCTGCAAGAGGAGTGGGTCTCTGGAAGGCGGTTAGAGAGTGAGAGAGGTAGGGTGGGTCCATCCAGGCTGGGAGGAAGCACAGCCTGTCAGTGGTGGGTTCTGGAGTCTGGCAGACCCCTAGGTTGCCCTGTGACTGTGGGCAGGACCCCTCTCTGACTCCCCTGTGAAATAGAATGCAGTGAGGGCTTGGGTGGGCACTCAGACGGTGGCAGGAAGGCCCTGCCGCTGCTGCAGCCTTGCCATGCTGCCTGTGCCCTGCACAGGTACAGAAGCCGAGGACGTGCTTGGGGAGCTAGAGTATGACAAGGTGCCATACTCCTCCCTGCGGCGCACCCTAGACCAGCGCCGGGCCCTGGTCATGCAGCTCTTTCAGGACCATGGCTTCTTCCCGTCAGGTGAGCCTATCTGGGAGTCTTGGGGTCACTCGGGTGGGACTTATCTGTACATGTCATCCTGTGCTCCCCACCGTTTTTCTATCTCCAGCCCAGGCCACAGCCGCCTTCCAGGCCCGCTATGCAGACATCTTTCCCTCCAAGGTTTGTCTGCAGTTGAAGATCCGTGAGGTGCGCCAGAAGATCATGCAGGCTGCCACTCCCACGGAGCAGCCCCCTGGAGCTGAGGCTCCTCTCCCTGTACCGCCCCCCACTGGcactgctgctgcccctgcccccactcccagccccgcAGGGGGCCCTGACCCCACCTCACCCAGCTCGGACTCTGGCACGGCCCAGGCTGCCCCGCCACTGCCTCCACCCCCAGAGTCGGGACCTGGACAGCCTGGCTGGGAGGGGGCTCCCCagccctcccccccacccccaggtccCTCCACAGCTGCCACAGGCAGGTGAGGGACCCCTGAGAAGATGCCAGGACTTATAGTACCCCCTCAGGACATGGACAGTATGTGGGGGCAGGAAGGTTATCTCCTCCCGGGTAAAGCCATTTCGTCCTCTCCAGTTTGGGGCGGAATGAGGCCTGCTCCTCTTGTAAATACCCCCTTCCCTCGAAGCTCCCTCCCGGTGCTGGGGGGCAGCTGAGGGGCTGCAGGGGCAGTCTCCCTCCTCCAAGCCCCTGTACATAACCTGGAGCGTGTGACCTTCAGAGCTTTTCACTTTATGCAAAATGGCTCCTGTGAGGGCTGCAAGCTGGAGGGTGGTGCGGGCCTTGGGCCACAGGGAGGCGCCTGTGGAATAGGGGGAGTTCATGCACCCCTTTTTTCCCCAGAGGGGCTGGACTCAGGTtagtttgggggtgggggctcctgcaCTTTGCCACAGGCACGGGGAGGGTTTTCTCCTCACCCCCTCTGCCCTCCCAACTTGGGTTGTACTTTCTAAGAAGGTGATTCCCCCTGCCCttgcccccttccccagaacaAAACATGTTGATCATGTGCAATATTTCTTACTGTGCCGAGAAGCCGCAATGAGCGAGATTAAAGCTGTTTAACACACCTGTGTGGCTGCAGGCTCTTAAAAGGGAGGGCTGTTGGTTGTACCAGTCCTGTCCTGAGTTGTCATGGAGCGGTAGGCTTTCCATGAGGTGGGGGCAACAATTCCAGTACCACTGCCCCCAACTTCAGAGGAACCCCATAGGCCAGGTCCCTGACTTGCTGTGGACCAGATGGCCCCTCTCCAGTTTAGGAGCCTGTGCGCTCCGGGAGCCTCAATGCCTGCTAGCCCTGTTCTCAGCCATTGGACTGCGTGAGTTTGGGGAAGGCCTGAGGCAAGATGCCACCGGATGGTTACCCTCACTGGCTCTGGGGTCATTCGTACTCAGGAAACAGGTCCCAAGAGGTCCTAGCCCAGAGGTGGCAGTGGGTGGGAGGGAGCCTAGTCTACCTGGAATACCCTTGGTCCTCAGTGTGACCCCTGCTGCCCCCATGTGGCCTGGGCCTGCACTGCAACTGGGCTTGAAGGAACCTCCCCTGGGTGACACCCCTCCCGCCCAGCATGTGGACACAGTGCCCACCTGAGGTGACAAGATACCTACACCCTGTGTGGAGGGATGACAACTAGGAGTGGGAGGGTCAGGACACCTCCACAGAAGTGGCATCTAAGCTAGAGATGGAGCACCCGGaagttccagccagggcaaccGCATATGCACTGGGTCACTGTGTTCCCAGAATTCTTGCCTGAGCTTGGTCTTGTAGGATAGTGCTGGAAAGCTGGTCTTAACTAGTGTTTACTGATTGGTAACGCCTGCCTGAAGCACACTATTGTGATAGTGGAAATTAACCTAACCACAAGAATCACAGTGCCTTAATGGATCAGTGATAACTGCCCTGGGCAGAAATAGAaccacagccaggcatggtggctcatgtctgtaatgccagcaccctgggaggccgaggcaggtggattgcttgagctcaggagtcagaccagcctgggcaacatggcaaaaccacttctctacaaaaaatacaataagctGGACctagtggcacatgcttatagtagcagctattcaggaggctgaggtgggtggatcacttgagcctgggaggttgaagttgcagtgggctgtggtctcaccactgtactctagcctgggtgacggagagagaccctgtctcacacaaaAAACACCTTGCAGAACTGCAGGGTCACAGATCAGGATAAGGACTAATGGTGGTACCCAGATACCCAGACAGGTTCGACCATAAAGCAGGAAACAGCACACTGAGGAAGGAGAGTTTAATGTTGTGGGAAGGCAGCAGGATGCTTAGGGTGCGGGCTCCAGCAGGGGAGCACCTTGGCCCTGGTCTTGGGCCAGCAGACGCAGAAGCAGGGAGTGCAGAGCCCGGCAAACAGGTGTGTAGCCCAGGCGGCTCAGATGCAGGTAATCATACATGTCATGATGGCTGATGGTGCCATCTGAGTGCACAAAGCCAGGGTCGGCATCTAAGAAGTGGGCCCGAGGGTGGCCAGCCAGTGCCGCCCGTACCAGCTCGTTCACCTGTCGGTTCTTCTCTCGAAGTGGGTTGGGATGTTGGCCTCGCGGAAGCAGGCCCTGAGCAGGAACACGAGGCGTAGTAAGGAAACAAGCATTTGAGTATCTTGTTCTGTGTGCCAACCTGTCCTCCACCCACCACCATGAAGTTTCCAGCTGCAGAAAACACTAGGGATGGGCAAgtagggagggtgggagggtagTTCCTAAATATCACATCCTAGCCCTCATTTAGCAAGAGACTTCTGGGTTTTagcctctttccttttctattcttttttttttttttttgagacagagtcttgctctgtcgcccagactggagtgcagtggcgcgatctcgactcactgcaagctccgcctcccaggttcacgccattctcctgcctcagcctcccaagtagctgggactacgggcacccaccatcatgcccggctaattttttgtatttttattagagacggggtttcaccatgttagccaggatggtctcgatctcctgacttcatgatccgcccgcctcggcctcccaaagtgctgggattacaggcgtgagccaccgcgcgcggcCTAGCCTCTTTCCAAGTATCACTTAGAAAAATGTTGACATTGGctaggttcagtggctcacgcctgtaatcccagcatgatgggaggcagagctggataggtcgcttgagcccaggagttcgagaccgacctgggcaacatggtgaaaccccatatctaacaaaaatgcacaaaaattGGTGGgacatgatggcgtgtgcctgtagtcccagctactcgggaggctgacgtgggagaatcacttgagccctggaagcagaagttgcagtgagctgagatcatgccaccgcactccagcctgggcaacagagccagatcctgtctcaaaaaataaataggccaagggaggttgctcacgcctgtaatcccagcactttgggaggctgagacgggtggatcacttgaggtcaggagttctgagaccagcccggccaacatggtgaaatgccatctctacgaaaaatacaaaaattagccaggcgtggtggcacgcgcctgcagtctcagctactgtgaaggctgaggcaggagaatcacttgaacccaggaggaggaggttgcagtgaggccagattgcgtcactgcactctggcctggcaacagagcaagactctgtcccaaaataaataaataaataaaagatatcaaCATCATGGCTCATGCCAAGGGATCAATCCGCTTTCAGAAGAGGAAATATCCTAGCTACCTACAAGTGATGGAGCCTAGATTTACCCCAGGAATGCCTGACAACTTTTGGCCTATTCAaggttttttgagggtttttcttttgttttctggtgagacagggtctctgtcacccaggctagagtgcagtagcatgatcacagctcactgttaccttttaattcctgggctcaagtgatccttcccctttagcctcccaagtagctggggttacaggttttgcgcaccatcatacccagctaattcttttttttttgagatggagtcttgctctgttgcccaggctggagtgcagtggcgcaatctcggctcactgcaagctccgccccctgggttcatgccatcctcctgcctcagcctcccaagtagctgggactacagacgcctgccaccacgcccggctaattttttgtatttttagtagaaacggggtttcaccttgttagccaggatggtctcgatctcctgacctcgtgatccaccctcttcagcctcccaaagtgctgggattacaggtttacaggcgtgagccaccgcacccggctttttttttttttgagacagagtttcgctcttgttgcccgggctggagtgcaatggtgcaatcttagctcaccccaacctccacctcctgggttcaagcgattctcctgccttagcctcccaagtagctgggattataggcatgtgccaccacgcccagctaattttgtatttttagtagagatggagtttctccacgtgtggtcaggctggtcttgaactcccgacctcaggtgatctgcttgcctcggccttccaaagtgctgggattacaggcatgagccactgcgcccagcccatgcccaactaattttttttttttttgagacggagtctcgctctgtcgcccaggctggagtgcagtggcacagtatcagcttactgcaagctctgcctcccaggttcatgccattctcctgcctcagcctgccaagttagctgggactacaggtgcccaccaccacgcccggctaatttttttttgtatttttagtagaaatggggtttcaccgtgttagccaggatggtcttgatctcctgacctcgtgatccacctgcctcggtctcccaaagtgctgggattacaggcgtgagccaccgtgcctggcccgttttttagtttttcaataCCCCCAAAGTCTTAAGCCATCCCTGGGCAAAAAAGGCTAATTGGTCTCTGAGCATATTCTCAACCACAGCCACTCTGAAGGGTATAGCAAGCTCCAACGTGAGATTCTGCCTAAAAGCCACTGCTCTATGTCAAGCTGCCCAGAACTGTGCCAACTGTGGCTATATCTGAGGGGGTCCCAGACCACTGCCATTCTTCCTTTCCCACTCTCCCAGCCTCTCACCAGCACCACAACCCGGGCCTGGGGCTGTCGCTCATTCACCAGTTGCACAATGGCCTTGATGCCGCCAGTCACCTGCTCTGCTGTGTGTCCGTGGTTGTTGGTGCCCACCCAGaccaccacaatctgtggaaaaaGAGACATGAAGCAGCGGTGAGGCGGCAGCCAAAAGATGTTTTAGAGCCCCACCCGAGCCCTGCTCACCTTGGGCCGGATGTGTTCCAGCTCCCCATTCTCCAGCCGCCACAGTACATGCTGTGTGCCGTCACCACCAATGCCAAAGTTAAGTGCAtgcagaggagagaagagctCGCGCCAGATCTGTGGGCAAGAAGTGGTATGGGCACAAGGGCACTGTCCGCATGGACCATCCCCCGCTGTCCAGGTGTTAACCAAATGCCATTATGGAAGAACCTTACTTCATGGAAGCAGTCTTAAAATTTTACCTGGAGCAAACTCCAGCATGGCTGAACCTCACTTTATAGAAATCTATTAGAGTCtctcacttattttattttattttatatttttgagacagagttattttatttttgagacagagtctcactctgtcacccaggctggagtgcactggcactatctcggctcactgcaacctccgcctccctagttcaagtgattctgatgtctcagcctcctgagtagctgggactacaggtgtacgccaccacgtccagctaattttttgtatttttagtagagatggggtttcaccatgtgggccagactggtctcgaactcctgacctcaggtgatccacctttctcggcctccgaaagtggtgggattacaggcgtgagcccatggtgcccagcctatttattttttgagacggagttttgctcttgctgcccaggctggagtgcagtagtgcgatcttggctcattgcaatctctgcttcccaggttctagcgattctcctgcctcagcctgccaagtagctgggactataggcatgtgccaccatgcccagctaatttttgtatttttagtagagacaggatttcgccatgttggccagggtggtctcgaactcctggcctcacgtcatccgcctgccttggcctcccaaagtgctgggattacaggcgtaagccaccacaccctgcctagaGTCTCTCACTTTAAACCAAGCCCCAGGCTCTGTTGCtcatgctgaggtgggtggactgcttgagcccaggagttcaagaccaacctgcgcaacagggcaaaaccccatctctacaaaaattacaaaaattagccaggtgcatggtgatgtgcacctgtagtcccagctactcgggaggctgaggtgggaggatcacttgagcccaggaggcagaggttgcagtgaacagagatcataccgctgcacgccagcctgggtgacagagcaagaccctgtctcaaaaaccaaccaaccaaccaaccaacaaaacaaaccaaGCCCCATAGAAGCAAGACTCACTTCATGAAAATCCAGTCTGCTTGAGCCATGCATTGAATCAATGGCATTACAGTTGAAACTTATTTTGATGAAACCCATTACAGTTGGACATGCTTTGTGGAAAGATATTATTATGATTGAGTCCTCTTTGTGGAGTGCCATTAGAGTTGACCTTCGCTTCCTGTAAAGTGACTATAGCTTTGTGTAAACCCAACAGGGCTGCGCACTACTTAAAGCAAACAAGAAAGAGCCTCACTTTAGGCAAGCCTATGGCAGGAAAGCCTCATTTTAGGTCTTAGTACATTATACACAAATCCAATCTGATAAAACCAAGGCATACATTTCTTTCTCAATAGAATGTTGCACCTTACACCAAGATTCTCAGAGCCTCGGGCTGCCTGAGGCCAATCTGGGTACTCTCATAATACCTCACCTGGCCTGGGTTCTGGTCCAGATGTGTCAGCATGGACACAGGGCTGGATGGGGCAGGGGGAGAGGGACTGCCCTCACCTCGCACTGGTGCATGAGCTGGACCAAGGAGTCCCCG contains:
- the PAFAH1B3 gene encoding platelet-activating factor acetylhydrolase IB subunit alpha1 isoform X2; this translates as MSGEENPASKPTPVQDVQGDGRWMSLHHRFVADSKDKEPEVVFIGDSLVQLMHQCEIWRELFSPLHALNFGIGGDGTQHVLWRLENGELEHIRPKIVVVWVGTNNHGHTAEQVTGGIKAIVQLGLLPRGQHPNPLREKNRQVNELVRAALAGHPRAHFLDADPGFVHSDGTISHHDMYDYLHLSRLGYTPVCRALHSLLLRLLAQDQGQGAPLLEPAP
- the PAFAH1B3 gene encoding platelet-activating factor acetylhydrolase IB subunit alpha1 isoform X1, with translation MSGEENPASKPTPVQDVQGDGRWMSLHHRFVADSKDKEPEVVFIGDSLVQLMHQCEIWRELFSPLHALNFGIGGDGTQHVLWRLENGELEHIRPKIVVVWVGTNNHGHTAEQVTGGIKAIVQLVNERQPQARVVVLGLLPRGQHPNPLREKNRQVNELVRAALAGHPRAHFLDADPGFVHSDGTISHHDMYDYLHLSRLGYTPVCRALHSLLLRLLAQDQGQGAPLLEPAP